The nucleotide window GCTTCTTTTAATGGTAATAACCATTCTTCCATTTCGTTTGGAGTGAATGCCAGTCTGGTTTTATAATCCTGCTGTTTCCACTGTGAAAGACGGATGATAATGGTAAAGTCTTCTCCTACTGCTGCTCTGATCGCCTTAACCACATCAATAGCAAATCTGCTTCTTTCTTTTAGTGTTTTACCACCATACTCATCTGTTCTTGTATTGGTTACTTCCCAGAAGAACTGGTCGATCAAATATCCGTGAGCCCCATGAATTTCAACACAATCAAAACCAAGATCTTTTGCGGATTTTGCAGACGCGGCAAACTGTGTAATGGTATCCTGAATATCTTCGATGGTCATTGTAGAAGCTTTTTCCATAGGAACCAGAGGATAATCTTCAGACATTCTTGTATCTCCTACGTGCCAGATCTGAGGTCCCATTTTGCCTCCGTTATGATGTACAGTATCGATTACATTTTTCCAGCCGTTTAAAGCTTCTGTTCCATAGAAATCCGGAATATTCTGCATATTCTTTGATCCCGGTCTGTTGATCACAGTTCCTTCAGAAAGAATCAATCCAACCTCTGAAGCAGCTCTTCTTCCGTAATAATCTGCAATATTCTGCGTAGGAACTCCATTGTCAGACTGTGCTCTGGTCATAGGAGCCATTACGATTCTATTCTTAAGCTGTAGATTTTTATATTGAAACGGTTTAAATAATGATGATGTGTTCATATTTAAATTTATATTTTATAATTGTTACACAAAGTAACTAATAATAGTTCACTTTTGTATCTTTTATTAAAAAATAGTGGTAACTTCGCAGTAACTTACATTAGTAACATCAAAGTAACATATGAAACATCATCTCATATGTCTTTTTAAAATAAAGATCTCTCTATGAAAAAGAATGAATTAATGCAATACAGCTGCCCTCTTGGGAAGGCAATGGCCGCTTTGGGAAGTAAATGGAAGCCTATTATTGTTCTGGTGATTAAAGACAGGAAGTTGCGTTTTGGAGAACTGGCAGTACGCATTAATGTCATTTCCAGGAAGGTATTGACCGATCAGCTTAGAGAAATGGAAACTGATGGACTTGTGATTCGTGAAGAGTTTAAAGAACTTCCTCCGCGTGTGGAATATTCACTTACAGAAAAAGGGCTGGCTTTGCTGCCTATTCTCTATTTGCTGGAAGAATGGGAAGCAAAATATCAGGTGAAGGGATCACATGATGACAAAGATTGTGTATTTTTAAATGAAAATGTGAAAAATAAGAAGGCGGTCAATGTTTGATAGCTTTTTGCTTTTTAAAACAATACTGAAAATCATTTCTAATTATCCGGCTTACTTTTTATAAATAAGGATAAAACAAAAAATGTGCTTAAAAACATCATAAACTGAATCAGTAAAATAGGCCATATACTGGGATCAGTATATCTGCAGACAAAACTCAAAACTGACACAGGAAATGTTATCAGCAAGGCATATAAAGTCCATTCACCGTATAATGGATCACTGCCGTAAGCTGAACATACTGCTAATGTTCCGGTTACTACATACAGTATCGAAATAATGAGTGCCCATTTTCTGGACTTCAAAAATGAAGTTATTTTTTTCATTTTTTTTATTTATATAATTGAGCACTTTCGAAAAGGTAAGTATATCACCAAAAAGTAAATATATAAGTTCTGAAATCTTTCTGATACAAATTTGCAAAAAAATTCATTATAAATTACTTTGGCTGAAGAGGCTAACAAACAAAAACCGCTCCCAAAAGGAAGCGGTTTTAAAATTTATCTGAAATCCCAATTAGAATATCGCAGGATATTTCTGAGGATTTGATTCATTAAACATAGCGTAGATCTTTTCTACCATATCGTCTGCAGACGGCTTGCTGAAATAGTCCCCATCACTTGCATAGGCAGGTCTGTGATCATTGGCAGAGATCGTCAACGGATCTGAATCCAGATATCTGAATGCTTTCTGCTTTTCAAGGATCTGTTGTAGAATGTATCCGGTAGTTCCTCCTTCCACATCTTCGTCAATAACCACTAATCTATTGGTTTTCTTAACACTCTCCGCAATTTCGTGGGATAAATCGAAAGGAATCAACGACTGAATATCGATAACTTCTGCAAAAATTCCTAATTTTTCCAATTCATTGGCAGCCTCAGTCACAATTCTCCATGTAGAACCATAAGTTACCAGAGTAACGTCTTTTCCTTCTTTAGTAACTTCAATTTTACCTACAGGAACTGTGAATTCACCTAAGTTATCCGGTTGCTTTTCCTTTAATCTGTATCCGTTCAGACATTCTACAATGATTGCGGGTTCGTCAGCCTGAAGCATCGTGTTGTAGAATCCTGCTGCTTTTGTAAGGTTTCTAGGTACCAATACCAGAATACCTTTTGAAAGGTTCAGGATCCCTGCCATTGGAGAACCCGAATGCCAGATTCCTTCTAATCTGTGCCCTCTTGTTCTGATGATCAATGGAGCTTTCTGACCTCCTTTCGTTCTGTAGTGTACCGTTGCCAGATCATCGCTCATTCCTTGTAAACAGTAAAGAACATAGTCTAAATACTGGATTTCAGCGATGGGTCTTAAACCTCTCATCGCCATACCAATTCCCTGTCCAAGAATCGTTGCTTCACGAATTCCGGTATCAGCGATGCGCAAGGCACCATATTTTTCCTGCATACCTTCCAACCCCTGGTTCACGTCACCGATATTTCCGGTATCCTCTCCAAAGATTAAAGTTTCAGGATATTTTTCAAAAATTTTGTCGAAGTTATTTCTGATCACTACTCTTCCATCTACATCTTCGGAACTGTCAGAATACACAGGTTTGATTTCCTGAACATTTTCAGCTTTCCATTGAGACTGAGAATATAAGTGAGAAGAATAGTTGTCCTTTTCAACAGCAGCCAATTCATTGTATTTCTGCATCAGTTGAGCTCTTTCTGCAGAATTTGTTCCTCTTGTCGCCAATAAAGCTTTTCTTACCAGATGGAAGATATCTTTTTTCGCTTTTGAAACCAACTTGTTGAACTGAGCAATATAAGCTTCCACTTCAGCATTCTGTCCCTTAAGGTTTTCAACTAAAGGTAAAAGAGACTGGGTAAGTTCTGAAATGGCTTTCTGATAATTTTCCCATGCTGTTTTCTGACCTGCTTTTGCTGCTTTTTTAGCTTCTTCATCAATGGCGTCCAGTTCTTCAGCAGTAGCAATTACTTCTTCTTTCCCATCAATTTCGATAGAATAATTTAAGATCCATTCTTTGAATTTCACTAGTCCATCAAACTCAGCCTCCCATGCAAGACGTGCTTCGTTTTTATATCTTTCGTGAGATCCGGAAGTAGAGTGCCCCTGAGGCTGGGTAACATCAACTACGTGCACTACCACCGGTACACTTTCTGTTCTTGCAAAATGTTCTGCCTTTGCATAGGCATCCAGTAGTGCAGGATAATCCCATGCTTTCACCTGGATAATTTCACATCCCTGGTTCTCCCCTTCTTTTCTCTGAAAACCGCTTAACATTTCACTGATATCAGCTTTTGCTCTCTGGTTTTTGGTAGGAACTGAAATTCCGTACCCGTCATCCCAGATGGAAACAATCATAGGAACCTGCAGTGCACAAGCGGCATTAAGAGTTTCCCAGAAATGTCCTTCTGCTGTAGAAGCATCTCCAATGGTTCCGAAAGCAATTTCATTACCTTCTCTTGAGAATTTTTCTGACCCGTCAAATTTTACACTTTTATAAATTGTTGAAGCCTGAGCCAATCCCAATAATCTTGGCATCTGACCGGCTGTAGGAGAAATATCAGAAGAAATATTTTTCTGAGCTGTCAAATCTTTCCAGCTCCCGTCTTCATTTAAACTTCTTGTTGCGAAATGCCCGTTCATCTGTCTTCCGGCTGAAGCAGGTTCTCTTTCCACACTTGTATCTGCATACATCTGTGCAAAGAAACTTTCTACCGTCAGAGCATTTATTGCCAATGCAAAAGTCTGATCCCTGTAATATCCTGAACGGAAGTCTCCATTTCTGAAAACTTTCGCCATTGCAAGCTGAGGAAGTTCTTTTCCATCCCCAAAAATTCCGAATTTAGCTTTTCCTGTGAGCACTTCTCTTCTTCCAAGATAAGACATTTCACGGGAAATCCTTCCTAACCTGTAATCCCCAAGTATCTGATTTTTAAAATCTTGAAAGGATATTTGCTGTGTTTCAATATAGGTTGTTTGCATAGCTAAGTAAAAAAGTTTTTAATCTTCAAGTATTTTGCTAATATACACTTTTTAAATTAATTTTAATTTTTAATAATCTTTTTTAAAAATTTGATAATAAAAAAAATTGTGCTTTATTTTGAGAAAAATTGTAAAAGATGGAAAAAAAGTCGCCTCACATTTTGAATGCATCCAGCAATCTTTTAGGATTTTCACTGATTATTATTACCTCATTAAAAATCTCTAAGATCAGTCAGAGTACATATTTGGACGAATTTGCAGGATTTGCCTGTATCCTTTTTGCCTGTAGCTGCTTCTTTTCCTTCCTGGCCATCAGAACAAAAAGCGAAAAGCGGGAATATACGTTTGAGAACATTGCGGATTATTTATTTTTAATAGCTTTATTTTGTATAGTTCTGGCCGTTATTATTGTAACCCTGAAAATAATTTAATTTAAAATTTTCACTTAATTGCCTAATCCGGAAAATAAATTAAGATCTCTAAGCACCAAAATCCGGCAATATTGTGATCTTTAACTCTTATTGGATTTTGAATATAAAAAGAAAGTGTTCTGTATACACTTTCAGCTTCCTGAAAACATATACAAAACACTTTACTTGTTTTTAATTGTAATGTAAAGATAGAATTATATCTTCTGTACTGTTACATTGGTAACATTTCCACTTCCTGTAGATCCTGTTTCTGTTGCAATAATTGTAGCATTTTGATTGGGAGCCGCAGTAAAACGGATCTGATAGCCTGCTGTAGGAGCAACAATTACAGTTGTATAATTCATCAGCTCACCTACCGTTCCTGAAGAAGCAATTGCATTGTAATGACTTCCCCTTCCCAGGTAATTGGCATCTGGTACAGGTCTTATACCGATAAGCAGCTGGCTATCTGCAGGCATATTGGTAAAACTTGCCTGTAAGGTTACCAGATAATTCCCGGCCTGATTAAGAGTTAATACTCCAGTTCCTGCATTATAGGAATAGAACGGAGAAGTTGCTACTGGTGTGGAAAATAGTAAAGTTGTAATGGTAGAAGCACTGATGTTCTGGTTAGCTGCTAAACGTGCATGAAACAGTGAATAAGCAGTAAAATCGATAGTCTTCAGTACTCCGGTAGCATCAGCTACAACAACCCTGTCAGTCCCTCCAATACCTACATTCGAATTAATATTACGAATACGGGCATTTCCAGATGCTACATCCAGTTTTTCGGTCGGAGCAATAGTCCCAATCCCTACCCTTGCACCTGAAGTAATACTAAAATCATTATCCTGTTGAGCTGCAGAAGGAGCTCCCGTCACAGGATTGTCTTTAGATCCATCGATGTGAAAAGTTGTCTGGGGGTTTTGAGTTCCTATTCCGACTTGTGCGTACGCAAGAAAGCTTGAACTGATAGCACATGCTATCATCATTGTTTTGATTTTTTTCATTATTTGTTGTTTTTTGTAATAACAAATAAACAACATTTATCTTGAAAATCAATGAATTATTAACAAATATTTTAAATGAATTTGTAAAATATTAATATACAGCAATTTACTATTACAAAAAATAAAAATAATCACAACTCCTTGGGTTATTGAAAGATAGAGTTATTTATTTTCAGTAATAAGAATACTTTTATATAATGCAGGATTGAAGGAAATAGAGAACAAAATGTCAGGATTGATAAAAAAGTGTTACTGTCAGAATTTCCTTTCAATAACATAATCCAGCATGATATGCAGCGATTTTCTTGCTTCAGAATCTGGAAATTCATTGAGGATATCTTTTGCTTTCTGCTGAAAATCCTTCATAACTGTAATAGCATATTCCAGGCCGCCGGAGCTTTTTACAAATTCTATAAGCTCTTTTACCCGTTTTGGATTGTTATTATAACGCTTTATGGTATCGAAATAATATTTTCTATCCTTCTCGTTCGCTGTTGTAAGAGTATGGATTAATGGAAGGGTCATTTTCTGTTCTTTAATGTCAATTCCAACCGGCTTGCCGATGACGTTTGAACTTAAATAATCAAAAAGGTCATCTTTAATCTGGAACGCCATCCCCGTAAAGGTCCCGAAATCCATCATTTTTTTGGCTAAGGCTTCATCCGCATTGTTAGAAAGAACACCTATTTCGCAACAGGCCGCAATCAGCGTGGCAGTTTTCTGACGGATAATTTCATAGTAAACATCTTCCGTAATATCCAGTTTCCTGGCTTTTTCCAGTTGAAGAAGCTCTCCTTCTGACATTTCACGGATGGTTCTGGAAATGACTCCAAGGAGATCATAATCTTTATGGTCTGTAGATAGTAAAACTGATTTTGACAGAAGATAGTCTCCAACCAAAACAGCTATTTTATTTTTCCACAACGCATTGATTGAAAAGAAATTACGACGTTTAAAACTTTCATCCACTACATCATCATGCACCAGAGTAGCTGTGTGGATCAGTTCAATCATAGAAGCTCCGCGGTAGGTCTTCTCCGTTACTTCACCCACCAGTTTCGCACAAAGAAATACGAACATGGGACGCATCTGCTTTCCTTTCGTGGTAACAATAAAACGGGTTACTTTATCCAATAAAGCTACTTTACTCTGCATTGATTCATAAAACTTCTGTTCAAAAAGTTTCATTTCATCATTGATCGGTCGTTTAATCTCTTCTACAATGTTTGCCACAATCTGCGATACTGGGTGAATAATTATTAATTCTCACAAAGATAATTTTTTTCGCTCAATTTTAAGATAAAATTAATCTTTGAGTTTATCTTTCGGAATAAAATAAAATGAAGGTTTTGTACTTCCCAACGGAGATCTGAATTTTTCTCCTGAAATATAAATTCCCGATTCGTCTGCGCTTATCCCTTCAATTTGTCCCAGTGCAAGCGCGGTTCCGAGGTAATAATGTTTTGGCTTTTCTTTAAAAAATATTCCGGGTTCCGTTTCTGTAAAAATATCTAAAAAGACTTCTGTTTTCTTAGTATATCCTATCAGATAAAGCTTTTTATCAAAATAAGAGGCATCTGTAACTACAAAACCTGTTTTATAGGTTTCTATTTTTTCTGCTTTTTGCAGTTCTGAGATTTCAGGATCTACGATATAATGTGAGGTTGCTTTTGAAACCCATTCTTTGGTAAATATATGCAACTTTCCGTTCAGATAAATCATGGCCTCTGCATCGAAATCATTCTTTATATTTTTAGAAATGAACTCAGTCTGTTCGGGATAATAAAACTGGATTTTCGTTCCATCAAGGGCTCTTTCCGAACCTGGAATTTTAATGACATTAGACTCATCGAGACGTTCGTATGGAACTTTGTAAATCATCAGATCCTTTCTTGTCCCGGTATTGTTTCCGAAATCTCCTATATAAAAATTTTCTCCGTCATTGGCTAACGCTTCCCAATCTGTATTGATTAAATTGGTTTTCAGTGTCCTGATAATTTCTCCGCTTTTTTTATCGATTTCAAAAAGTTCGGCAGGATTTCCACTATCATTGAACGTATATAGTTTTCCGTTTAAAATATTCAGTCCTGAAGTCTCTTCAATCTTATCATTGAGATAATTGACTCTGTATTTTTTAATTTTCAGAAAATCCGTCTGTTGAGAAAAAGCAGATTGGATAATGATTAGGGTGAAAATCAGAAAGAGTTTTTTCATAAGACAAAATTAGGGTTTTATTCTGAGCTGGTGAGTTGGAGGGTAAGAGTATTTGAGAGCCTGAACGAGATTTCGTGTTTGGGGATCAAATTGGAGGTGAGAGTCTAGATTCCTACAGAATGGACAAACTAAGCACATTATCCATCCATCCACTTTTGTATGAATCTAAAAGCCTTGAATGTTAATTCTAAAATAGAAAAACGGACCAAAATAGCCCGTTTTTCACTTAGATTTCTATTGATTTAAATCAGAAGTTAAGCCGTTTTCTGCTCTTTCTGATTTTGCTGTTGTTCTTTTCTTTTAGCCTGTTTTGCAAAATACTCTTTCTGGTATTGCCTTACTGTTTTTCCGGTTCCGTCATGCCTCCATCCCGGCGAATTGAAAATATAATTGATTCTGTCTGTGAATTTTAATCCCGGTTGCTTAAGGTCTTTCCATATTTTTCTCCATTCATAAAAAAGAAC belongs to Chryseobacterium gleum and includes:
- a CDS encoding alpha-ketoacid dehydrogenase subunit alpha/beta: MQTTYIETQQISFQDFKNQILGDYRLGRISREMSYLGRREVLTGKAKFGIFGDGKELPQLAMAKVFRNGDFRSGYYRDQTFALAINALTVESFFAQMYADTSVEREPASAGRQMNGHFATRSLNEDGSWKDLTAQKNISSDISPTAGQMPRLLGLAQASTIYKSVKFDGSEKFSREGNEIAFGTIGDASTAEGHFWETLNAACALQVPMIVSIWDDGYGISVPTKNQRAKADISEMLSGFQRKEGENQGCEIIQVKAWDYPALLDAYAKAEHFARTESVPVVVHVVDVTQPQGHSTSGSHERYKNEARLAWEAEFDGLVKFKEWILNYSIEIDGKEEVIATAEELDAIDEEAKKAAKAGQKTAWENYQKAISELTQSLLPLVENLKGQNAEVEAYIAQFNKLVSKAKKDIFHLVRKALLATRGTNSAERAQLMQKYNELAAVEKDNYSSHLYSQSQWKAENVQEIKPVYSDSSEDVDGRVVIRNNFDKIFEKYPETLIFGEDTGNIGDVNQGLEGMQEKYGALRIADTGIREATILGQGIGMAMRGLRPIAEIQYLDYVLYCLQGMSDDLATVHYRTKGGQKAPLIIRTRGHRLEGIWHSGSPMAGILNLSKGILVLVPRNLTKAAGFYNTMLQADEPAIIVECLNGYRLKEKQPDNLGEFTVPVGKIEVTKEGKDVTLVTYGSTWRIVTEAANELEKLGIFAEVIDIQSLIPFDLSHEIAESVKKTNRLVVIDEDVEGGTTGYILQQILEKQKAFRYLDSDPLTISANDHRPAYASDGDYFSKPSADDMVEKIYAMFNESNPQKYPAIF
- a CDS encoding winged helix-turn-helix transcriptional regulator gives rise to the protein MKKNELMQYSCPLGKAMAALGSKWKPIIVLVIKDRKLRFGELAVRINVISRKVLTDQLREMETDGLVIREEFKELPPRVEYSLTEKGLALLPILYLLEEWEAKYQVKGSHDDKDCVFLNENVKNKKAVNV
- a CDS encoding polyprenyl synthetase family protein, whose amino-acid sequence is MANIVEEIKRPINDEMKLFEQKFYESMQSKVALLDKVTRFIVTTKGKQMRPMFVFLCAKLVGEVTEKTYRGASMIELIHTATLVHDDVVDESFKRRNFFSINALWKNKIAVLVGDYLLSKSVLLSTDHKDYDLLGVISRTIREMSEGELLQLEKARKLDITEDVYYEIIRQKTATLIAACCEIGVLSNNADEALAKKMMDFGTFTGMAFQIKDDLFDYLSSNVIGKPVGIDIKEQKMTLPLIHTLTTANEKDRKYYFDTIKRYNNNPKRVKELIEFVKSSGGLEYAITVMKDFQQKAKDILNEFPDSEARKSLHIMLDYVIERKF
- a CDS encoding NADH:flavin oxidoreductase, with product MNTSSLFKPFQYKNLQLKNRIVMAPMTRAQSDNGVPTQNIADYYGRRAASEVGLILSEGTVINRPGSKNMQNIPDFYGTEALNGWKNVIDTVHHNGGKMGPQIWHVGDTRMSEDYPLVPMEKASTMTIEDIQDTITQFAASAKSAKDLGFDCVEIHGAHGYLIDQFFWEVTNTRTDEYGGKTLKERSRFAIDVVKAIRAAVGEDFTIIIRLSQWKQQDYKTRLAFTPNEMEEWLLPLKEAGVDIFHCSQRRFWEPEFESSDLNFAGWAKKITGQPTITVGSVGLNGDFLNAFAGQGTEKSDLTELIRRLDNEEFDLVAVGRAILQDYQWVQKIKEGNTEALLDFSAESMSVLF